The following proteins are co-located in the [Pasteurella] mairii genome:
- the hsdR gene encoding type I site-specific deoxyribonuclease → MPKSQSELVFENDVIRSLEDNGWTYRKDFSFTTEESLLEHWREILYQRNVDRLKDQPLTNDEFEQIKSQIFAIKSPLEAARFLATGQVMISRTLNGTKSDIILECFWPHDVAGGKNCYEVVNQITRKKNRATGRDHRFDVTLLISGIPVIHLELKREGVSLSNAYWQIRDYMANGDFGGFYSLVQVFGILNGDESRYFARPADYRSFNPAFCFSWADIENKKIDESSQFIKHALRVPMGHKLMSRYIVADKPKGILKVLRSYQIYAVEQILARLNQAQFNGSEQDFLGGYIWHTTGSGKTMTSFKTAQLASELKNVDKVVFLADRNELVKQTVKEYSGFVDDEDEVTATRNSHKLLTALLDPKLRLIVTSIQKMDNVAKMGKQHKLGKTNIVFIVDEAHRSTSGEMLMRIRQVYPTAVWFGFTGTPILLDEQSNTKTADLFGNPLHIYSVADGILDKNVLGFEVRQNFPIPKKKLRDAVALWKDKDRGEVYRDWCNSKNVSDLEIEQELSKEFYNKEEWVKQVSQHILGVWLQNSDNCKFSAMLAVNDIRSANRYFNILKQNKLGLKIAVIYDPNGDYDEGSFEDSSELENAIIHYNQQFGTYFGLDTIAQYKEDLMNRLARRDEYKKITTEQPEKQLDLVIVVWQLLTGFDAPYVNTLYLDKTLDYANLIQAFSRTNRILNNDKPQGIIEYFRTPIRMEKNIETAFKLYSNKSESGAFFVPTKQENIAKINRTFADIVCLFPKKEDLESGEILSDFSHLPKDEEAQKQFAKFFNELEKTMIALRQQGMNWDNLKEASQLVFTESQYHELKARYADLDKINRDPSTKKPKFDIDPMLVTGDTLVIDKEYLMKLLNDLAQAQAQAKAERAEELEAHILPLFNQLRENDRLHAERILSDVKTGKLKQVNNFERLLDQYKAESEQNQISDFIGLFGLDRDCFNQLQAHHVLGKDDWKDFGLLDNLIKSADMERVKMQFLAENPATPTDLMMLSFLLEKRIKDEVEKVILAR, encoded by the coding sequence ATGCCAAAATCCCAATCTGAATTAGTCTTTGAAAATGACGTTATCCGTTCTCTTGAAGATAATGGCTGGACATATCGCAAAGATTTCAGCTTTACCACAGAAGAATCCTTGCTTGAGCATTGGCGTGAGATTTTGTATCAACGTAATGTAGATCGTTTGAAAGATCAGCCTTTAACAAATGATGAATTTGAGCAAATTAAATCGCAAATTTTTGCCATAAAATCGCCGCTTGAAGCAGCTCGTTTTCTTGCTACGGGGCAAGTGATGATTTCTCGTACGTTGAATGGCACGAAAAGTGACATTATTTTGGAGTGCTTTTGGCCGCATGATGTGGCGGGCGGTAAAAATTGCTATGAAGTGGTCAATCAAATTACTCGTAAGAAAAACCGTGCAACAGGGCGAGACCATCGCTTTGATGTAACACTTTTGATTTCAGGCATTCCTGTTATTCATTTAGAACTTAAGCGAGAAGGCGTGAGTTTATCAAATGCTTATTGGCAAATTCGGGATTATATGGCTAATGGGGATTTTGGTGGTTTTTATTCTTTGGTACAGGTTTTTGGTATTTTAAATGGTGATGAATCGCGTTATTTTGCACGCCCAGCGGATTATCGTAGTTTTAACCCAGCCTTTTGTTTTAGTTGGGCAGATATTGAAAATAAAAAAATTGATGAGAGCAGCCAATTTATTAAGCATGCTTTGCGTGTGCCAATGGGACATAAATTGATGTCGCGCTATATTGTTGCAGATAAGCCAAAAGGCATTTTGAAAGTGCTACGTTCTTATCAAATTTATGCGGTGGAGCAAATTCTGGCGCGTTTAAACCAAGCGCAATTTAACGGTTCGGAGCAAGATTTTTTAGGCGGCTACATTTGGCATACCACAGGTTCGGGGAAAACAATGACCTCTTTTAAAACCGCCCAACTTGCCAGTGAGTTGAAGAATGTAGATAAAGTCGTGTTTTTGGCGGATCGTAATGAGTTAGTGAAACAGACTGTAAAAGAATATAGCGGTTTTGTAGATGATGAAGATGAGGTTACAGCAACGAGAAATTCACATAAATTATTGACCGCACTTCTCGATCCTAAACTGCGTTTGATTGTGACGAGTATTCAAAAAATGGATAACGTAGCGAAGATGGGCAAGCAGCATAAACTGGGCAAGACTAATATCGTGTTTATTGTAGATGAGGCGCACCGTTCCACATCAGGCGAAATGTTGATGCGTATTCGTCAAGTTTATCCGACTGCGGTTTGGTTCGGTTTTACGGGGACACCGATTTTGCTTGATGAGCAGAGCAATACCAAAACCGCCGATTTATTTGGTAATCCGTTGCATATTTATTCGGTAGCAGATGGGATTTTGGATAAAAATGTGCTGGGTTTTGAAGTGCGTCAAAATTTTCCTATTCCGAAGAAAAAATTACGAGATGCTGTTGCTCTTTGGAAAGATAAAGATCGAGGTGAGGTCTATCGGGATTGGTGCAACTCGAAAAACGTCTCTGATTTGGAGATTGAGCAAGAGCTATCGAAAGAGTTTTACAATAAAGAAGAATGGGTAAAACAGGTTAGCCAGCATATTTTAGGTGTGTGGCTACAAAATTCAGATAATTGCAAATTTTCGGCGATGTTAGCAGTGAATGATATTCGTTCGGCAAATCGTTATTTTAATATATTAAAGCAGAATAAATTAGGTTTGAAAATTGCAGTGATTTATGACCCAAATGGTGATTATGATGAAGGGAGTTTTGAAGATTCCAGCGAATTAGAAAATGCGATTATCCATTATAATCAGCAATTTGGCACGTATTTTGGCTTAGATACCATAGCGCAATATAAAGAAGATTTAATGAACCGCTTGGCTCGTCGTGATGAGTATAAAAAGATTACAACGGAGCAGCCAGAAAAACAGTTAGATTTAGTGATTGTGGTTTGGCAACTTTTGACCGGCTTTGATGCACCTTATGTGAATACCTTATATTTAGATAAAACGCTGGATTATGCGAATTTAATTCAAGCCTTTTCTCGTACCAATCGTATTTTAAATAACGACAAACCGCAGGGAATTATTGAGTATTTCCGTACGCCAATTCGGATGGAAAAAAATATTGAAACCGCATTTAAACTCTATTCAAATAAAAGTGAATCGGGAGCATTTTTTGTGCCGACAAAACAAGAAAACATAGCCAAAATTAACCGCACTTTTGCCGATATTGTTTGTCTTTTCCCTAAAAAAGAGGATTTGGAGAGCGGTGAGATTTTGTCTGATTTTAGCCATTTGCCAAAAGATGAAGAAGCGCAGAAACAGTTTGCGAAGTTTTTCAATGAATTAGAAAAAACAATGATTGCTCTTCGTCAGCAAGGGATGAATTGGGATAATCTTAAGGAAGCATCACAATTAGTGTTTACTGAAAGTCAATATCATGAATTAAAAGCGCGTTATGCTGATTTGGATAAGATAAATCGGGATCCAAGTACGAAAAAGCCGAAATTTGATATAGATCCAATGTTAGTGACAGGTGATACGCTTGTTATTGATAAAGAATATTTGATGAAACTGTTAAATGATTTAGCTCAAGCCCAAGCCCAAGCCAAAGCGGAGCGTGCGGAGGAACTTGAGGCGCATATTTTGCCACTTTTCAATCAATTAAGAGAAAATGATCGCTTGCATGCTGAACGGATTTTAAGTGATGTAAAAACAGGTAAACTAAAACAGGTGAATAATTTTGAACGCTTGTTAGATCAATATAAAGCGGAATCCGAACAAAACCAAATTAGCGATTTTA